One region of Mycolicibacterium lutetiense genomic DNA includes:
- the ddaH gene encoding dimethylargininase, whose product MPDAVPASGTAVSPARTMTIRHYAMTAPEHFTVEYAINPWMDTATPVDTALALDQWDTLRRVYADLGHTVDSVTPRRGLPDMVYAANGGFLVGDTAVVARFAYPQRAGEADAYAEWMTAAGYRTVFTHHVNEGQGDLLLVGSNLLAGYGFRTDRRAHAEIAAATGLDVTGLELIDPRFYHLDTALAVLDDSTIAYYPPAFSDDARRRITELFGDAIEVGSADAYVLGLNVVSDGRHVVMPSAATGFADQLRRAGFEPIGVDLSELLKGGGSVKCCTLERYP is encoded by the coding sequence ATGCCTGACGCTGTGCCCGCATCCGGTACCGCGGTGTCCCCCGCGCGGACCATGACGATCCGCCACTACGCCATGACGGCCCCGGAACACTTCACCGTCGAATACGCCATCAACCCGTGGATGGACACCGCAACCCCCGTGGACACCGCACTCGCGCTGGACCAGTGGGACACGCTGCGCCGGGTGTACGCCGACCTGGGCCACACCGTCGACTCGGTGACACCGCGCAGAGGTCTGCCCGACATGGTCTACGCCGCCAACGGCGGCTTCCTGGTCGGAGACACCGCCGTGGTGGCGCGCTTCGCCTATCCACAACGCGCCGGCGAGGCCGACGCCTACGCCGAGTGGATGACCGCCGCCGGCTACCGGACCGTGTTCACCCACCACGTCAACGAAGGCCAGGGCGACCTGCTGCTCGTCGGGTCAAACCTGCTGGCCGGATACGGTTTTCGCACCGACCGGCGTGCCCACGCCGAGATCGCGGCCGCCACCGGCCTGGACGTGACCGGCCTGGAACTCATCGACCCGCGCTTCTACCACCTCGATACCGCGCTGGCGGTGCTCGACGACTCGACGATCGCCTACTATCCCCCGGCCTTCAGTGACGACGCCCGCCGACGGATTACCGAACTGTTCGGCGACGCCATCGAAGTCGGCTCGGCCGACGCCTACGTGCTGGGCCTCAATGTGGTGTCCGACGGCCGGCACGTCGTGATGCCTTCCGCCGCCACGGGATTCGCCGACCAACTGCGCCGGGCCGGCTTCGAGCCGATCGGCGTCGACCTGTCCGAACTCCTCAAAGGCGGCGGATCCGTCAAATGCTGCACCCTGGAGCGGTATCCATGA
- a CDS encoding Lrp/AsnC family transcriptional regulator produces MERLDDTDEQILAVLTEHARATFAEIGQRVNLSAPAVKRRVDRMVADGVIRGFTTVIDRNVLGWRTEAYVQVFCQGTIAPDQLRAAWIDIPEVVSAATVTGTADAILHVLARDMRHLEEALERIRSTARIERSESIVVLTNVIERGRS; encoded by the coding sequence GTGGAGCGTCTGGACGACACCGACGAGCAGATCCTGGCCGTGCTCACCGAGCACGCCAGGGCAACGTTCGCCGAGATCGGCCAGCGGGTGAACCTGTCGGCGCCCGCGGTCAAGCGCCGGGTGGACCGTATGGTCGCCGACGGGGTGATCCGGGGTTTCACCACGGTGATCGACCGCAATGTCCTGGGCTGGCGCACCGAGGCGTACGTGCAGGTGTTCTGCCAGGGCACCATCGCCCCGGACCAGCTGCGCGCGGCCTGGATCGATATTCCCGAAGTGGTCAGTGCGGCAACGGTCACCGGTACCGCCGACGCCATCCTGCACGTGCTGGCACGCGACATGCGCCACCTTGAGGAGGCCCTGGAACGTATCCGCTCAACGGCGCGCATCGAGCGCAGCGAAAGCATCGTGGTGCTCACGAATGTCATCGAACGGGGCCGGTCCTGA